The following proteins come from a genomic window of Enterobacter chengduensis:
- a CDS encoding YnbE family lipoprotein has protein sequence MKKMAGALTVAAAALLTGCTPRIEVAAPKEPITINMNVKIEHEIHIKVDKDVETLLKSRSDLF, from the coding sequence ATGAAAAAGATGGCTGGTGCGCTCACCGTTGCCGCTGCCGCGCTACTGACCGGCTGTACGCCGCGTATCGAAGTCGCTGCGCCAAAGGAGCCGATTACCATCAATATGAATGTCAAAATCGAACATGAGATCCATATTAAGGTCGATAAAGACGTTGAAACCCTGCTGAAATCGCGCAGCGATCTGTTCTGA
- a CDS encoding YdbL family protein, which produces MKRLALILLALGMNVQAATLTLSDARAQGRVGETLSGYLAPIQQDAETLALVNRINAARTESYQKLADSNNLPVDEVAKMAGQKLVARAQPGEYVKGINGKWLKK; this is translated from the coding sequence ATGAAACGATTAGCTCTGATTTTACTGGCGCTGGGGATGAACGTGCAGGCGGCTACGCTGACCTTAAGCGATGCCCGGGCGCAGGGGCGCGTGGGGGAAACCCTCAGCGGTTATCTTGCTCCGATCCAACAGGATGCGGAAACGCTGGCGCTGGTCAATCGCATCAACGCGGCGCGCACGGAGAGCTATCAGAAGCTGGCCGACAGCAATAATTTGCCGGTTGATGAAGTGGCCAAAATGGCGGGTCAAAAGCTGGTTGCCCGCGCGCAGCCGGGCGAATACGTGAAGGGGATTAACGGCAAATGGCTGAAAAAATAG
- the feaR gene encoding transcriptional regulator FeaR, whose product MACASEQEQYQQWLAQINQVCGRFNAQPTEGKFFGELETSYARSLKLSTVTAGGVNLFRSRQEIAQSHDAWFYTVFQLEGSAEIEQEDRRAVLRTGDITLIDASRPCSINWREKSRQISLLVPRQIIEQQCRFQEISCATALSRTLPTVQLSHRLLMESMSNADLSDRESEAALEAMICLLRPAFQQRDVIQPRKERQFQQVVALIDDHIQSESLRPEWIAAESGMSVRSLYRMFAEKGLVVAQYIKNRRLDLCAQVLRAAGDDEKLAGIGYSWGFTDHSHFSTAFKQRFGVSPGEYRRRYR is encoded by the coding sequence ATGGCGTGTGCAAGCGAGCAGGAACAGTATCAGCAGTGGCTGGCGCAAATTAATCAGGTTTGCGGGCGGTTTAACGCGCAGCCCACGGAGGGGAAATTCTTCGGCGAGCTGGAGACCAGCTATGCGCGCAGCCTGAAGCTCAGTACCGTCACCGCCGGCGGCGTAAATCTGTTCCGCTCCCGTCAGGAGATCGCCCAGAGTCATGATGCCTGGTTCTACACCGTGTTCCAGCTTGAAGGCAGCGCGGAAATTGAGCAGGAGGATCGTCGCGCGGTACTGAGAACCGGTGATATCACGCTGATTGACGCATCGCGCCCCTGCTCGATTAACTGGCGGGAAAAATCCCGCCAGATTTCGCTGCTGGTTCCCCGTCAGATTATTGAGCAGCAGTGTCGTTTTCAGGAGATAAGCTGCGCGACCGCCCTTTCCCGCACCTTGCCCACGGTCCAGCTGAGCCATCGCCTGCTGATGGAGAGCATGAGCAATGCCGACCTGAGCGACCGGGAGAGTGAAGCGGCGCTTGAGGCGATGATCTGCCTGCTGCGCCCCGCTTTTCAGCAGCGCGACGTGATTCAGCCGCGCAAGGAGCGTCAATTCCAGCAGGTCGTGGCGCTGATTGACGACCATATTCAGTCTGAATCGCTGCGCCCGGAATGGATTGCCGCCGAGAGCGGGATGTCCGTGCGCAGCCTCTACCGCATGTTTGCCGAAAAGGGGCTGGTGGTGGCGCAGTACATCAAAAACCGTCGGCTGGATTTGTGTGCGCAGGTGCTGCGCGCTGCCGGGGATGATGAAAAGCTGGCGGGCATTGGCTACAGCTGGGGGTTCACCGACCATAGCCATTTCTCAACGGCGTTTAAGCAGCGTTTTGGCGTCTCGCCGGGGGAATACCGCAGGCGCTACCGCTAG
- a CDS encoding aldehyde dehydrogenase family protein, protein MSASQVAIQPAVQQFLDRQHGLWIEGRQAASDSEKRLNVYNPATGEVIASTADASVDDVDRAVMSGWRAFVARSWAGKLPAERERILLHFADLVEQHSEELAQLETLEQGKSINISRAFEVGCTLNWMRYTAGLTTKIAGKTLDLSIPLPQGARYQAWTRKEPVGVVAGIVPWNFPLMIGMWKVMPALAAGCSIVIKPSETTPLTMLRVAELASEAGIPDGVFNVVTGSGAVCGAALTSHPHIAKVSFTGSTATGKQIARAAADTLTGVTLELGGKNPAIVLKDADPAWVIEGLMTGSFLNQGQVCAASSRIYIEAPLFDTLVSGFEQAVKSLSVGPGMSPEAFINPLVSRAHCDKVQAFLDEATSRHAELLVGNRGPEGKGYYVSPTLVVNPDASLRLTREEVFGPVVNLVRVADGEEALQLANDTEYGLTASVWTQNISKALEYTDRLQAGTVWVNSHTLIDANLPFGGMKQSGTGRDFGPDWLDGWCETKSVCVRY, encoded by the coding sequence ATGTCTGCATCACAGGTGGCCATTCAGCCTGCCGTACAACAGTTTTTAGACCGACAGCATGGCCTGTGGATTGAAGGGCGTCAGGCCGCGTCGGACAGTGAAAAAAGGCTGAACGTCTACAACCCGGCCACGGGCGAGGTCATTGCCTCGACCGCCGACGCCAGCGTCGACGACGTCGACCGCGCGGTGATGTCCGGCTGGCGCGCGTTTGTCGCCCGCAGCTGGGCCGGAAAACTCCCGGCAGAGCGCGAGCGGATCCTGCTCCATTTCGCCGATCTGGTTGAACAGCATAGCGAGGAGCTGGCCCAGCTTGAAACCCTGGAGCAGGGCAAATCCATCAACATTTCCCGGGCCTTTGAGGTGGGCTGCACGCTGAACTGGATGCGCTATACCGCCGGGCTGACCACCAAAATTGCAGGCAAAACCCTCGACCTCTCTATTCCTCTGCCGCAGGGCGCCCGCTATCAGGCGTGGACGCGCAAGGAGCCGGTTGGCGTGGTGGCCGGGATTGTGCCCTGGAACTTCCCGCTGATGATCGGCATGTGGAAGGTGATGCCCGCCCTGGCGGCTGGCTGCTCGATTGTCATCAAGCCGTCAGAAACCACGCCGCTGACCATGCTGCGCGTGGCGGAGCTGGCCAGCGAAGCGGGCATTCCGGACGGGGTATTCAACGTGGTGACCGGGAGCGGCGCGGTGTGTGGCGCGGCGCTGACCTCGCATCCGCATATTGCCAAGGTGAGCTTCACCGGCTCAACGGCAACGGGCAAGCAAATCGCCCGCGCGGCGGCTGACACGCTCACCGGGGTGACCCTGGAGCTGGGTGGGAAAAACCCGGCTATCGTTCTGAAAGACGCGGACCCGGCATGGGTGATCGAAGGCCTGATGACCGGCAGCTTCCTGAACCAGGGGCAGGTGTGCGCGGCGAGTTCCCGTATCTATATTGAAGCGCCGCTGTTTGACACGCTGGTCAGCGGGTTTGAGCAGGCGGTGAAATCCCTGAGCGTCGGGCCGGGCATGTCGCCGGAGGCGTTTATCAACCCGCTGGTGTCGCGCGCGCACTGCGATAAGGTGCAGGCCTTCCTTGATGAAGCGACCTCGCGCCACGCGGAGCTGCTCGTCGGTAACCGGGGGCCAGAAGGCAAAGGCTATTACGTCTCGCCTACGCTGGTAGTGAACCCGGACGCCTCGCTGCGTTTAACCCGCGAAGAGGTGTTTGGCCCGGTGGTCAACCTGGTGCGCGTCGCCGACGGCGAAGAGGCGCTCCAGCTGGCAAACGACACCGAATACGGCCTGACCGCCAGCGTCTGGACGCAGAACATCAGCAAGGCGCTGGAGTACACCGACCGGCTGCAGGCGGGCACCGTCTGGGTGAACAGCCATACGCTGATCGACGCCAACCTGCCGTTCGGCGGCATGAAGCAGTCCGGCACCGGTCGCGACTTTGGCCCGGACTGGCTGGACGGCTGGTGTGAAACCAAGTCGGTTTGCGTGCGGTATTAA
- a CDS encoding GGDEF domain-containing protein, with protein MEKRKKPTLERATWPTRQAMVMHGLAMNLPWLAFVNISFAVMILLRHVLLNTSDPLYPHSPQLTKMVDASMLGIIILSAALMLMAWRRIAGISVVLFICSAIWSVSCFWFITQLLLPHVWPLCVILLLAGLTALYFYPEGLLAFVLPLWITLPIANWILNDGLNLHFIIIWSVFTLILICGRFILLSWFDEAWRRNQQNQLLISRLDALAHQDPLTKTANRRKMEVVLENAVEQKKTFSVIMLDIDYFKRYNDTYGHQAGDDCLTRVARVLKQSVRTPDDVVSRYGGEEFVVILFNCPVNIAEKVALRIQDGLRAEAIPHGASTVSDHVTVSMGIASMAEGLAGTEIIARADAALYRAKEAGRDRWSR; from the coding sequence ATGGAAAAAAGAAAAAAACCGACGCTTGAACGGGCAACCTGGCCCACGCGCCAGGCCATGGTGATGCATGGGCTGGCGATGAACCTGCCGTGGCTGGCGTTCGTGAATATCAGCTTCGCGGTGATGATTCTGCTGCGACACGTACTGCTTAATACCAGCGATCCCCTTTATCCCCATTCGCCGCAGCTGACGAAAATGGTCGATGCCTCCATGCTCGGCATTATCATCCTCTCAGCTGCGCTGATGCTCATGGCCTGGCGACGCATCGCCGGCATCAGCGTGGTGCTGTTTATCTGCAGCGCCATCTGGTCGGTCTCCTGCTTCTGGTTTATCACCCAGCTGCTGCTCCCGCACGTCTGGCCGCTGTGCGTCATTTTATTACTCGCGGGCTTAACGGCGCTCTATTTTTACCCTGAGGGGCTGCTCGCTTTTGTGCTCCCGCTCTGGATCACCCTGCCGATAGCAAACTGGATCCTGAATGATGGCCTCAACCTTCACTTCATTATTATCTGGAGCGTCTTTACGCTGATCCTGATCTGCGGGCGTTTTATCCTGCTGAGCTGGTTTGACGAAGCCTGGCGACGTAACCAGCAAAATCAGCTGCTGATATCGCGGCTGGATGCGCTGGCGCATCAGGACCCGCTAACCAAAACCGCCAACCGCCGGAAGATGGAGGTGGTGCTGGAGAACGCGGTTGAGCAGAAAAAAACCTTCTCGGTGATTATGCTGGATATCGACTACTTCAAGCGCTACAACGACACCTACGGGCACCAGGCGGGCGACGACTGTCTGACCCGCGTGGCGCGCGTGCTGAAGCAGTCGGTGCGAACGCCTGACGATGTGGTATCGCGCTACGGCGGCGAGGAGTTCGTGGTCATCCTCTTCAATTGCCCGGTAAACATCGCTGAAAAGGTTGCCCTGCGCATTCAGGACGGGCTGCGCGCCGAAGCCATACCGCACGGCGCCTCGACGGTCAGCGACCATGTTACCGTGAGCATGGGCATAGCGAGCATGGCGGAGGGGCTAGCGGGCACCGAGATTATCGCCCGCGCCGATGCGGCGCTGTACCGGGCGAAAGAGGCCGGGCGGGATCGGTGGTCGCGGTAG
- the tynA gene encoding primary-amine oxidase: MGSNSSFSARRTALAMAVALCCAWQSPVFAHGSEAHMVPMDKTLQDFGADVQWDDYAQMFTIAKDGAFVKVKPGAKTAIVNGKTLTLEVPVVMKGNKAFISDGFINDVFQSGLDQTFQVEKRPHPLNALTADEIKQAVEIVKASADFKPNTRFTQIALAEPEKAKVWDFVLNGTAVDAPRQAKIVMLDGKHVIESLVDLKDKKILRWEPVKDAHGMVLLDDFTAVQQIINDSTEFAEVLKKHGITDPKKVITTPLTVGYFDGKDGLKQEDRLLKVVSYLDVGDGNYWAHPIENLVAVVDLEQKKIQKIEEGAVVPVPMTPRPYDGRDRIETPKKPLEIVEPEGKNYTITGDMVHWQNWDFHLSLDSRVGPMISTVTYNDSGKKRQVMYQGSLGGMIVPYGDPDVGWYFKAYLDSGDYGMGTLTSPLVRGKDVPSNAVMLNETIPDYTGAPMEIPRAIAIFERYAGPEYKHQEMGQPNVSAERRELVVRWVSTVGNYDYIFDWVFHENGTIGIDAGATGIEAVKGVQAKTMHDATAKDDTKYGTLIDHNIVGTTHQHIYNFRLDMDVDGINNKLVAMDPEVKPNTAGGPRTSTMQINQYDIDTEQQAAQKFDPGTIRLLSNTSKENRMGNPVSYQIIPYAGGTHPVATGAKFAPDEWIYHRLSFMDKQLWVTRYHPDERYPEGKFPNRSIHDTGLGQYSKDNESLNDQDDVVWMTTGTTHVARAEEWPIMPTEWVHTLLKPWNFFDETPTLGKKKEDK, from the coding sequence ATGGGAAGCAATTCTTCTTTTTCTGCCCGTAGAACGGCGCTGGCCATGGCCGTTGCGCTGTGTTGCGCCTGGCAATCCCCTGTTTTCGCCCACGGCAGCGAGGCGCATATGGTCCCGATGGACAAAACGCTGCAGGACTTTGGCGCGGACGTGCAGTGGGACGATTACGCACAGATGTTCACCATTGCGAAAGACGGCGCCTTTGTGAAGGTCAAACCGGGCGCTAAAACCGCCATCGTCAACGGCAAAACCCTCACGCTTGAGGTGCCGGTGGTGATGAAAGGCAACAAGGCCTTTATCTCTGACGGCTTCATCAACGATGTTTTCCAGTCCGGTCTTGACCAGACTTTCCAGGTGGAAAAACGCCCTCACCCGTTAAACGCGCTGACGGCGGACGAAATTAAGCAGGCCGTTGAGATTGTCAAAGCCTCGGCGGATTTTAAGCCGAATACCCGCTTCACCCAGATTGCCCTTGCCGAGCCCGAGAAAGCCAAAGTGTGGGACTTTGTGCTCAACGGCACCGCAGTGGACGCGCCTCGCCAGGCGAAGATCGTGATGCTCGATGGAAAGCACGTTATCGAAAGCCTGGTGGACCTGAAGGATAAAAAAATCCTGCGCTGGGAGCCGGTGAAAGACGCGCACGGCATGGTGCTGCTGGATGATTTCACCGCGGTACAGCAGATTATCAACGACAGCACGGAGTTTGCCGAGGTGCTTAAAAAGCACGGCATCACCGACCCGAAAAAAGTGATTACCACGCCGCTGACCGTCGGCTATTTCGACGGTAAAGATGGCCTGAAGCAGGAAGATCGCCTGCTGAAGGTGGTGAGCTATCTCGACGTCGGTGACGGCAACTACTGGGCGCACCCGATTGAAAACCTGGTGGCCGTGGTGGATCTTGAGCAGAAGAAAATCCAGAAGATTGAGGAAGGCGCCGTTGTTCCGGTTCCGATGACGCCGCGCCCCTACGATGGCCGCGACCGTATAGAGACGCCGAAAAAACCGCTCGAGATTGTTGAGCCGGAAGGCAAGAACTACACCATTACCGGCGATATGGTGCACTGGCAGAACTGGGATTTTCACCTGAGCCTGGACTCCCGCGTGGGACCGATGATTTCGACCGTGACGTATAACGACAGCGGCAAAAAGCGTCAGGTGATGTATCAGGGGTCGCTGGGCGGCATGATCGTCCCTTACGGCGATCCGGACGTGGGCTGGTACTTTAAGGCCTATCTGGACTCCGGCGACTACGGCATGGGCACCCTGACCTCGCCGCTGGTGCGCGGGAAAGACGTGCCGTCCAACGCCGTGATGCTCAATGAAACCATCCCGGACTACACCGGCGCGCCGATGGAGATCCCGCGCGCGATCGCCATTTTCGAACGCTACGCGGGGCCGGAATACAAGCATCAGGAGATGGGCCAGCCAAACGTCAGCGCCGAGCGCCGCGAGCTGGTGGTGCGCTGGGTGAGTACCGTGGGCAACTACGATTACATCTTCGACTGGGTGTTCCATGAGAACGGCACCATCGGCATTGATGCCGGCGCGACGGGTATCGAAGCGGTGAAAGGCGTGCAGGCGAAAACCATGCACGACGCCACCGCCAAGGACGACACCAAATACGGCACGCTCATCGATCACAACATCGTGGGCACCACGCACCAGCACATCTATAACTTCCGTCTTGATATGGACGTGGACGGCATTAACAACAAGCTGGTGGCAATGGATCCGGAAGTGAAGCCGAATACCGCCGGAGGCCCGCGCACCAGCACCATGCAAATTAACCAGTACGATATTGATACCGAGCAGCAGGCGGCGCAGAAGTTCGACCCGGGCACCATTCGCCTGCTGAGCAACACGAGTAAAGAGAACCGCATGGGCAACCCGGTCTCATACCAGATTATCCCTTACGCGGGCGGTACGCACCCGGTGGCGACCGGCGCGAAATTTGCCCCGGACGAGTGGATCTACCATCGCCTGAGCTTTATGGATAAACAGCTGTGGGTGACCCGCTACCATCCGGATGAGCGGTATCCGGAAGGGAAATTCCCGAATCGTTCCATCCATGACACCGGCCTGGGACAGTACAGCAAAGATAACGAGTCGCTCAACGACCAGGACGACGTCGTCTGGATGACCACCGGCACCACCCACGTGGCGCGGGCCGAAGAGTGGCCGATTATGCCGACGGAATGGGTACATACCCTGCTTAAACCGTGGAACTTCTTCGACGAGACGCCAACGCTCGGGAAGAAAAAAGAGGATAAATAA
- the paaZ gene encoding phenylacetic acid degradation bifunctional protein PaaZ, with product MQQLASFVSGTWQSGRGRERTIHHAISGEALWSVTSEGLDMAAARRYAIERGGEALHGMTFIERAAMLKVVAKHLLSEKETFYALSAQTGATKADSWVDIEGGIGTLFTYASLGSRELPDDTLWPEDELIPLSKEGGFAARHVLTSKSGVAVHINAFNFPCWGMLEKLAPTWLAGMPAIIKPATATAQVTQAMVKSIVDSGLVPDGAITLICGGAGDLLDHLDGQDVVTFTGSASTGQSLRVHPNIVANSIPFTMEADSLNCCVLGEDVTPDRPEFALFVREVVREMTAKAGQKCTAIRRIIVPQNQIDAVCQALIARLEKVVVGDPAQEGVKMGALVNAEQRADVQEKVEQLIAAGCEIRLGGKADLQTAGAFYPPTLLFCPQPDETPAVHSTEAFGPVATLMPYRNTEHAMTLARAGGGSLAGTLVTADVALARQFIAGAARAHGRIQILNEESAKESTGHGSPLPQLVHGGPGRAGGGEELGGLRAVKHYLQRTAIQGSPTMLAAIGKQWVRGAAVQEDRVHPFRKYFEELQPGDSLLTPRRTLTEADIVNFACLSGDHFYAHMDKIGAAESIFGERVVHGYFLISAAAGLFVDAGVGPVIANYGMENLRFIEPVKPGDTIQVRLTCKRKTLKKQRTADEKPTGVVEWAVEIFNQHQQAVALYSILTLVARQRGEFS from the coding sequence ATGCAGCAGTTAGCCAGCTTCGTGTCCGGTACCTGGCAGTCTGGCCGGGGCCGCGAACGCACTATTCATCACGCCATCAGTGGCGAAGCGCTGTGGAGCGTGACCAGCGAAGGGCTGGATATGGCGGCCGCCCGTCGCTATGCGATTGAGCGCGGCGGTGAAGCGCTTCACGGGATGACCTTTATCGAACGTGCCGCCATGCTGAAGGTGGTGGCAAAGCACCTGCTCAGCGAGAAAGAGACGTTTTATGCCCTGTCCGCCCAGACCGGGGCGACGAAAGCAGACAGCTGGGTCGATATCGAAGGCGGGATCGGCACCCTGTTCACCTACGCCAGCCTGGGCAGCCGCGAGCTGCCGGACGACACGCTCTGGCCGGAAGATGAGCTAATCCCGCTGTCGAAAGAAGGCGGCTTTGCGGCGCGCCACGTCCTGACCTCGAAGTCCGGCGTGGCGGTGCACATCAACGCCTTTAACTTCCCCTGCTGGGGGATGCTGGAAAAGCTGGCGCCGACCTGGCTTGCCGGCATGCCCGCCATCATCAAACCCGCTACCGCCACCGCGCAGGTGACGCAGGCGATGGTGAAATCCATCGTCGACAGCGGGCTGGTGCCGGACGGCGCCATCACCCTGATTTGCGGCGGCGCGGGAGACCTGCTTGACCATCTCGACGGCCAGGACGTGGTGACCTTTACCGGCTCCGCCAGCACCGGGCAAAGCCTGCGCGTACACCCGAATATTGTGGCGAATTCCATTCCCTTCACGATGGAAGCCGACTCCCTGAACTGCTGCGTGCTGGGGGAGGACGTTACGCCAGACCGGCCGGAATTTGCCCTGTTCGTTCGGGAAGTGGTCCGCGAGATGACCGCCAAGGCCGGGCAGAAATGTACCGCCATTCGCCGGATTATCGTCCCGCAAAACCAGATTGACGCGGTTTGCCAGGCGCTGATTGCCCGGCTGGAAAAGGTGGTGGTGGGCGACCCGGCGCAGGAAGGGGTGAAGATGGGCGCGCTGGTCAATGCCGAACAGCGCGCGGACGTGCAGGAGAAAGTGGAGCAGCTGATTGCCGCAGGCTGCGAGATCCGCCTGGGCGGCAAAGCGGATCTGCAGACCGCGGGCGCGTTCTACCCGCCGACCCTGCTGTTCTGCCCGCAGCCGGACGAAACTCCGGCGGTGCACTCAACCGAAGCCTTCGGCCCGGTTGCGACGCTGATGCCGTATCGCAATACGGAACACGCGATGACGCTTGCCCGCGCGGGCGGCGGCAGCCTCGCAGGCACGCTGGTTACCGCTGATGTCGCCCTTGCCCGGCAGTTTATTGCCGGTGCGGCGCGCGCCCACGGGCGTATTCAGATCCTTAACGAGGAATCCGCCAAAGAGTCCACCGGCCACGGCTCCCCGCTGCCGCAGCTGGTGCACGGCGGTCCCGGTCGTGCGGGCGGAGGCGAAGAGCTGGGCGGCCTGCGCGCGGTGAAGCACTACCTGCAGCGCACGGCGATTCAGGGCAGTCCGACCATGCTGGCGGCCATCGGCAAGCAGTGGGTGCGCGGCGCAGCCGTGCAGGAAGATCGCGTGCATCCGTTCCGCAAATACTTTGAGGAGCTGCAGCCGGGCGACAGCCTGCTGACGCCGCGCCGCACCCTGACGGAAGCGGACATCGTGAACTTTGCCTGCCTGAGCGGGGATCACTTCTACGCCCATATGGACAAGATCGGCGCGGCAGAGTCGATCTTTGGCGAACGGGTGGTGCACGGCTACTTCCTGATCTCCGCCGCGGCGGGGCTGTTCGTCGATGCGGGTGTCGGGCCGGTGATTGCCAACTACGGCATGGAAAACCTGCGCTTTATCGAGCCGGTCAAGCCGGGCGACACCATTCAGGTACGCCTGACCTGCAAACGCAAAACGCTGAAAAAACAGCGCACCGCGGATGAAAAACCAACCGGCGTGGTGGAATGGGCGGTTGAGATCTTCAACCAGCACCAGCAGGCCGTGGCGCTCTACTCCATCCTGACGCTGGTGGCGCGCCAGCGGGGTGAATTCAGCTAA
- the paaA gene encoding 1,2-phenylacetyl-CoA epoxidase subunit PaaA: MTQEQRFEQRIAQETAIEPQDWMPDAYRKTLIRQIGQHAHSEIVGMLPEGNWIARAPTLRRKAILLAKVQDEAGHGLYLYSAAETLGCAREDIYQKMLDGQMKYSSIFNYPTLSWADIGVIGWLVDGAAIVNQVALCRTSYGPYARAMVKICKEESFHQRQGFEACMALAQGSESQRQMLQDAINRFWWPALMMFGPNDDNSPNSARSLAWKIKRFGNDELRQRFVDNTVPQVEMLGMTVPDPDLRFDEESGHYRFGEIDWQEFEEVINGRGICNHERLAAKRKAWEEGAWVREAALAHAEKQRARQAA; the protein is encoded by the coding sequence GTGACGCAAGAACAACGGTTTGAGCAGCGCATAGCGCAGGAGACGGCGATTGAGCCTCAGGACTGGATGCCTGACGCCTACCGTAAAACGCTGATCCGCCAGATTGGTCAGCACGCGCACTCCGAAATCGTCGGCATGCTGCCGGAAGGGAACTGGATCGCCCGCGCCCCGACGCTGCGGCGAAAAGCGATCCTGCTGGCGAAGGTGCAGGACGAGGCCGGGCACGGGCTCTACCTCTACAGCGCGGCGGAAACGCTGGGCTGCGCGCGGGAAGACATCTACCAGAAGATGCTCGACGGCCAGATGAAATACTCCTCCATCTTTAACTATCCGACCCTGAGCTGGGCCGATATCGGGGTAATTGGCTGGCTGGTGGACGGGGCGGCTATCGTCAACCAGGTGGCGCTGTGCCGCACCTCCTACGGTCCTTATGCCCGGGCGATGGTGAAAATCTGTAAAGAGGAGAGCTTCCACCAGCGTCAGGGGTTTGAAGCCTGCATGGCGCTGGCGCAGGGCAGTGAATCCCAGCGGCAGATGCTGCAGGACGCCATCAACCGCTTCTGGTGGCCTGCGCTGATGATGTTCGGGCCGAACGACGACAACTCGCCGAACAGCGCCCGCAGCCTGGCCTGGAAAATCAAACGCTTCGGCAACGACGAGCTGCGCCAGCGCTTTGTCGACAACACGGTGCCGCAGGTGGAAATGCTGGGCATGACGGTGCCGGATCCCGATCTGCGCTTTGACGAAGAGAGCGGCCACTACCGCTTCGGCGAGATCGACTGGCAGGAATTTGAAGAAGTGATTAACGGGCGCGGGATCTGCAACCACGAACGCCTGGCCGCGAAGCGCAAAGCCTGGGAAGAGGGGGCGTGGGTGCGCGAAGCTGCCCTGGCGCACGCGGAAAAACAACGCGCCCGTCAGGCCGCATAA
- the paaB gene encoding 1,2-phenylacetyl-CoA epoxidase subunit PaaB, with amino-acid sequence MSNVYWPLYEVFVRSKQGLSHRHVGSLHAADDRMALENARDAYTRRSEGCSIWVVKASEIVASQPEESGEFFDPAESKVYRHPTFYTIPDGIEHM; translated from the coding sequence ATGAGCAATGTCTACTGGCCGCTGTACGAAGTGTTCGTACGCAGCAAACAAGGGCTGTCCCACCGACACGTGGGCAGCCTGCACGCCGCCGACGATCGCATGGCGCTGGAAAACGCGCGCGATGCCTACACCCGCCGCAGCGAAGGGTGTTCTATCTGGGTGGTCAAGGCGAGCGAGATCGTCGCCTCCCAGCCGGAAGAGAGCGGCGAGTTCTTCGACCCGGCGGAAAGCAAGGTTTACCGCCATCCGACGTTCTACACCATCCCTGACGGCATCGAGCATATGTGA
- the paaC gene encoding 1,2-phenylacetyl-CoA epoxidase subunit PaaC: MNSVTAYALRLGDNGLVLSQRLGAWCGHAPELEIDLALANIGLDLLGQARNFLTYAAEREGQGDEDTLAFGRDERQFRNVLLVEQPNGSFADTIARQYLMDAWNVALYERLTQSRDAQLAAIAAKAIKEVRYHLRFSRGWLVRLGDGTETSAQKMQQAIDSLWRFTAELFEADDVELALVDSGVAVDPRVLRQPWESEVYAGLNEACLQVPAEVAYRTGGKRGLHTEHLGPMLAEMQYLQRAYPGQQW; the protein is encoded by the coding sequence ATGAATTCAGTGACTGCCTATGCCCTGCGTCTGGGCGACAACGGTCTGGTGCTCTCCCAGCGTCTCGGCGCCTGGTGCGGCCACGCGCCGGAGCTGGAAATCGACCTCGCGCTCGCCAACATCGGTCTCGACCTGCTGGGCCAGGCTCGCAATTTCCTGACCTATGCCGCGGAGCGGGAAGGCCAGGGCGATGAAGATACGCTGGCCTTTGGCCGCGACGAGCGCCAGTTCCGCAACGTCCTGCTGGTGGAGCAGCCGAACGGCAGCTTCGCCGACACGATTGCCCGCCAGTACCTGATGGATGCCTGGAACGTGGCGCTGTACGAACGCCTGACCCAAAGTCGCGACGCCCAGCTTGCCGCCATCGCCGCGAAGGCGATTAAAGAGGTGCGCTACCACCTGCGCTTCAGCCGCGGCTGGCTGGTGCGCCTGGGCGACGGCACCGAGACGTCCGCGCAAAAGATGCAGCAGGCCATCGACAGCCTGTGGCGCTTTACGGCCGAGCTGTTTGAGGCCGATGACGTCGAGCTGGCGCTGGTGGATTCCGGCGTGGCGGTTGACCCGCGCGTCCTGCGCCAGCCGTGGGAAAGCGAAGTGTATGCCGGTCTGAATGAAGCCTGCCTGCAGGTGCCCGCAGAGGTGGCGTACCGCACCGGGGGCAAGCGGGGGCTGCATACCGAACATCTGGGCCCGATGCTGGCGGAAATGCAGTATCTCCAGCGCGCGTATCCCGGTCAGCAGTGGTAA